A stretch of Mycobacterium sp. ITM-2016-00316 DNA encodes these proteins:
- the mdo gene encoding NDMA-dependent methanol dehydrogenase (This methanol dehydrogenase is considered a nicotinoprotein, since its NADP cofactor remains is not dissociable, but instead remains permanently bound. A member of this family has been shown to act as a formaldehyde dismutase, able to convert two molecules of formaldehyde (plus one water molecule) into one of methanol and one of formate, with no net change in its redox state. More recently, it was shown in Mycobacterium smegmatis that this enzyme is critical to ethanol utilization, for which the biosynthesis of the cofactor-like electron carrier mycofactocin is also required.): MAIELNQIWDFPIKEFHPFPRALLGVGAHDIIGVEAKSLGFKRTLLMTTGLRGSGIIEELTGKIEYQGVEVVLYDKVESNPKDYNVMEAAALYQQEKCDSIISIGGGSSHDAAKGARVVIAHDGRNINEFEGFAKSTNKENPPHIAVSTTAGTGSETSWAYVITDTSDMEHPHKWVGFDEATIVTLAVDDPLLYYTCPQHFTAYCGFDVLAHGSEPFVSRLDFAPSLGNALYSVELVAKNLREAVFEPRNLKAREGMMNAQYIAGQAFNSGGLGIVHSISHAVSAFFDSHHGLNNAIALPRVWEYNLPSRYERYAQLATAMGVDTRNMTTVQAADAAVEAAIRLSQDVGIPDNFSAVRTDSYEKNRMNTGKYAGRGEQILGDDKTVLAISEHIQDDWCTPGNPREVTVGSMIPVVGHAINETY; this comes from the coding sequence ATGGCCATTGAGCTGAACCAGATTTGGGACTTTCCGATCAAGGAGTTCCACCCGTTTCCCCGCGCCCTGCTCGGTGTGGGCGCACACGACATCATCGGCGTGGAGGCCAAGAGCCTCGGCTTCAAGCGCACCCTGCTGATGACCACCGGCTTGCGTGGCTCGGGCATCATCGAGGAACTCACCGGCAAGATCGAGTACCAGGGCGTCGAGGTCGTGCTCTACGACAAGGTGGAGTCCAACCCCAAGGATTACAACGTCATGGAGGCCGCCGCGCTCTACCAGCAGGAGAAGTGCGACAGCATCATCTCCATCGGTGGTGGCTCCAGCCATGACGCCGCCAAGGGCGCCCGCGTGGTGATCGCGCACGACGGCCGCAACATCAACGAGTTCGAGGGCTTCGCCAAGTCCACCAACAAGGAGAACCCGCCGCACATCGCGGTATCCACTACGGCCGGAACGGGTTCGGAGACATCGTGGGCCTACGTCATCACCGACACCTCGGACATGGAACACCCGCACAAGTGGGTCGGCTTCGACGAGGCCACCATCGTCACGCTGGCCGTCGACGACCCGCTGCTCTACTACACCTGCCCGCAGCACTTCACCGCTTACTGCGGATTCGACGTGCTCGCGCACGGCAGCGAGCCGTTCGTGTCTCGGCTGGACTTCGCACCATCACTCGGAAATGCCTTGTACTCAGTCGAACTCGTCGCCAAGAACCTGCGGGAGGCGGTGTTCGAGCCACGTAACCTCAAGGCCCGCGAAGGCATGATGAACGCGCAGTACATCGCCGGGCAGGCATTCAACTCCGGTGGTCTGGGCATCGTGCACTCGATCAGCCATGCCGTCAGCGCCTTCTTCGACAGCCATCACGGGCTGAACAACGCCATCGCGCTGCCCCGGGTGTGGGAATACAACCTGCCCTCGCGCTACGAACGGTACGCGCAGCTGGCCACCGCGATGGGTGTCGACACCCGCAACATGACCACCGTGCAGGCCGCCGACGCCGCCGTCGAAGCCGCCATCCGGCTCTCCCAGGATGTCGGCATCCCGGACAATTTCTCCGCGGTCCGCACCGACTCGTACGAGAAGAACCGGATGAACACCGGCAAGTACGCCGGTCGCGGCGAGCAGATCTTGGGCGACGACAAGACCGTGCTGGCGATCTCGGAGCACATCCAGGACGACTGGTGCACCCCGGGCAACCCGCGTGAGGTCACCGTCGGGTCGATGATTCCCGTTGTCGGGCACGCGATCAACGAAACCTACTGA
- a CDS encoding acyl-CoA dehydrogenase family protein has translation MATLNDEETFLIQTVREFVDREVKPRVQKVEHANEYPERWIEQMKQIGIYGLAVPESYGGSPVSMPCYARVTQELARGWMSLAGAMGGHTVVAKLLALFGTDEQKQAYLPRMATGEVRATMALTEPGGGSDLQAMTTVARTDGEDLVIAGAKTWISNARRSDLIALLCKTDPGAQPKHKGISIVLVEHGPGLTVSRDLPKLGYKGVESCELSFDDYRIPATAILGGTPGKGFAQMMKGLETGRIQVASRALGVATAALEDSLAYAQQRESFGQPIWRHQSIGNYLADMATKLTAARQLTWYAAEKYDSGERCDMEAGMAKLFASETAMEIALNAVRIHGGYGYSTEYDVERYFRDAPLMIVGEGTNEIQRNVIAAQLVSRGGL, from the coding sequence GTGGCCACGCTCAACGACGAAGAGACCTTCCTGATCCAGACGGTGCGCGAGTTCGTCGACCGAGAGGTCAAGCCCCGCGTGCAGAAGGTCGAGCACGCCAACGAGTACCCCGAACGCTGGATCGAGCAGATGAAGCAGATCGGCATCTACGGGTTGGCGGTGCCGGAGTCCTACGGCGGTTCGCCGGTATCGATGCCCTGCTACGCGAGGGTCACCCAGGAACTCGCGCGCGGCTGGATGAGCCTGGCCGGCGCGATGGGCGGGCACACCGTGGTGGCCAAACTGCTCGCCCTGTTCGGTACCGATGAGCAGAAGCAGGCCTACCTGCCGCGGATGGCCACCGGCGAGGTGCGCGCCACCATGGCACTGACCGAGCCCGGCGGGGGCTCCGACCTACAGGCCATGACCACCGTCGCGAGAACCGACGGCGAGGACCTGGTGATCGCGGGCGCCAAAACGTGGATCTCCAACGCCCGGCGCTCGGATCTCATTGCGCTGCTGTGCAAAACCGACCCCGGCGCACAGCCCAAGCACAAGGGCATCTCCATCGTGCTCGTCGAACACGGCCCCGGCCTGACCGTCTCACGCGACCTGCCCAAGCTCGGCTACAAGGGTGTGGAATCCTGCGAGTTGTCCTTCGACGACTACCGCATCCCGGCCACCGCCATCCTGGGCGGCACCCCAGGGAAGGGCTTCGCGCAGATGATGAAGGGCCTGGAGACCGGCCGTATCCAGGTCGCCTCCCGGGCGCTGGGGGTGGCCACCGCCGCCCTCGAAGACTCGCTGGCCTACGCCCAGCAGCGCGAAAGCTTCGGCCAGCCGATCTGGCGCCACCAGTCCATCGGCAACTACCTCGCCGATATGGCCACCAAGCTCACCGCAGCCCGCCAACTCACCTGGTATGCCGCCGAGAAATACGACAGCGGTGAGCGCTGCGATATGGAAGCCGGCATGGCCAAACTGTTCGCCTCCGAGACCGCGATGGAGATCGCGCTGAACGCGGTGCGTATCCACGGTGGGTACGGCTACTCCACCGAGTACGACGTGGAACGCTACTTCCGTGACGCCCCGCTGATGATCGTCGGCGAGGGCACCAACGAGATCCAGCGCAACGTCATCGCTGCCCAGTTGGTGTCGCGCGGGGGGCTGTGA
- a CDS encoding sugar ABC transporter permease, producing the protein MGTETSTATSRSAGALADADFVGDISSDQTFGEAVRGYLQRVRGGDMGSLPAILGLVVLFVVFGLANDRFLSALNLANLVTQAGSICVLAMGLVFVLLLGDIDLSAGVAGGVAACAMGLTIVSLSWPWWAAILTGIACGALIGLAIGVLRAKLGIPSFVVTLAFFLGLQGVTLKLIGEGGSVRVDDPVIRGLTISNLPVAVGWAIALVVVVGFTGLEVYQHRRKKSLQLSHAPLGVVIARVVAVAAVILGVTFVLSVNRSVNPNVDISGIPYVLPLILVLLIAMTLVLRRTTYGRHIYAVGGNAEAARRAGIPVDRIRVSVFVVCSSLAALSGIIAASYAGKVSASSGAGNVLLYAVGAAVIGGTSLFGGKGRAIDAVIGGVVVATIANGLGLLNQSSYINFLVTGGVLLLAASVDAISRRRRSSTGL; encoded by the coding sequence ATGGGCACCGAAACAAGCACCGCCACTTCTCGATCCGCTGGCGCACTCGCCGATGCCGACTTCGTCGGTGACATCAGTTCCGATCAGACGTTCGGCGAGGCGGTGCGCGGCTACCTGCAGCGCGTGCGCGGCGGCGACATGGGTTCGCTGCCCGCCATCCTCGGACTGGTCGTGCTGTTCGTGGTGTTCGGATTGGCGAACGACCGGTTCCTGTCGGCACTGAACCTTGCCAACCTGGTCACCCAGGCCGGATCCATCTGTGTGCTGGCGATGGGGCTGGTGTTCGTCCTGCTGCTCGGTGACATCGACCTGTCGGCGGGAGTCGCCGGCGGGGTGGCGGCCTGCGCGATGGGGTTGACCATCGTCAGCCTGAGCTGGCCGTGGTGGGCGGCCATCCTCACCGGAATCGCCTGCGGCGCATTGATCGGCCTCGCCATCGGCGTGCTGCGCGCCAAACTCGGGATTCCATCATTCGTGGTCACGTTGGCATTCTTCCTCGGACTGCAGGGTGTGACCCTGAAACTCATCGGCGAGGGTGGATCGGTCCGAGTCGATGACCCGGTGATCCGCGGACTGACGATCAGCAATCTGCCCGTCGCCGTCGGATGGGCGATTGCGCTGGTGGTGGTCGTCGGTTTCACCGGCCTCGAGGTCTACCAGCACCGGCGTAAGAAGTCCCTGCAGCTGTCGCACGCCCCGCTGGGCGTGGTGATCGCGCGGGTGGTCGCGGTGGCCGCCGTGATCCTCGGTGTCACGTTCGTGCTCAGCGTCAACCGCAGCGTCAACCCCAACGTGGATATCAGCGGCATTCCGTACGTGCTGCCGTTGATCCTGGTACTCCTCATCGCCATGACGCTGGTGCTCAGGCGCACGACGTACGGCAGGCACATCTATGCCGTCGGCGGCAACGCCGAGGCTGCGCGCCGCGCAGGGATCCCCGTGGACCGCATCCGGGTTTCGGTGTTCGTCGTCTGCTCGTCGCTGGCCGCGCTGAGCGGAATCATCGCGGCGTCCTACGCAGGAAAGGTGTCGGCGTCCTCCGGCGCGGGCAACGTGCTCCTGTACGCGGTCGGCGCGGCGGTGATCGGCGGCACCAGTCTTTTCGGCGGTAAAGGCCGGGCCATCGACGCCGTGATCGGTGGCGTGGTGGTCGCCACGATTGCGAACGGACTGGGCCTGCTGAATCAGTCGTCCTATATCAACTTCCTGGTCACAGGTGGGGTGCTGTTGCTCGCGGCCAGCGTGGACGCGATCTCGCGGCGGCGGCGCTCGTCGACCGGGCTCTAA
- a CDS encoding ATP-binding cassette domain-containing protein has product MTPPVPSVEPILELQGVNKSFGVVHVLHDVDFCIYPGQVTALVGDNGAGKSTLVKAIAGIHPIDTGTYLFEGRPVTVHSPNEVAALGVEVVYQDLALCDNLDIVENMFLGRELTSRGLLDEARMETMARDALTSLSVRTVKSVRQTVSSLSGGQRQTVAIAKSVLWNSKVVLLDEPTAALGVAQTRQVIELVRRLAGQGVGVVLISHNMVDVFEVADRICALYLGRVAADVKASEVTHGQIVELITAGRSGGLGLAPAQAAESM; this is encoded by the coding sequence ATGACCCCTCCAGTGCCATCGGTGGAACCGATCCTCGAATTGCAGGGTGTCAACAAGAGTTTCGGTGTTGTCCACGTGCTCCATGACGTCGACTTCTGCATCTACCCCGGCCAGGTGACGGCTCTGGTCGGTGACAATGGCGCCGGAAAGTCGACTCTGGTCAAGGCGATCGCCGGAATCCACCCCATCGACACCGGCACCTACCTTTTCGAGGGCCGGCCGGTGACAGTGCACAGTCCGAACGAGGTTGCGGCACTCGGGGTCGAGGTGGTCTACCAGGATCTGGCGCTGTGCGACAACCTCGACATCGTCGAGAACATGTTCCTGGGGCGGGAACTCACGAGCCGAGGGCTGCTCGACGAGGCCCGCATGGAAACGATGGCCCGCGACGCCCTCACCTCGCTGTCGGTGCGGACGGTCAAATCCGTACGGCAGACGGTGTCGAGTCTGTCCGGGGGCCAGCGCCAGACCGTGGCGATCGCCAAATCGGTGCTGTGGAACTCGAAGGTGGTGCTGCTCGACGAACCGACCGCAGCGCTCGGTGTCGCCCAGACACGGCAGGTGATCGAGCTGGTGCGCCGACTTGCCGGTCAGGGCGTCGGGGTGGTGCTCATCTCGCACAATATGGTCGACGTCTTCGAGGTGGCCGACCGGATCTGCGCGCTGTACCTCGGGCGGGTGGCCGCCGATGTCAAGGCATCCGAGGTCACCCACGGCCAGATCGTCGAACTCATCACCGCCGGACGTTCCGGCGGCCTCGGACTGGCGCCGGCACAGGCCGCCGAGTCGATGTGA
- a CDS encoding sugar ABC transporter substrate-binding protein gives MKRISTLLLATVVGVGLTLTACGSDSGSESTSSGAGKVGVILPDTKSSVRWETKDRPALEAAFKAAGVDYTIQNAEGSADTMATIADGMIADGVTVLAIVNLDSDSGASIQQKAATQGVKTIDYDRLTLGGSADIYVSFDNTTVGELQGQGLVDCLGGRPANVVFLNGSPTDNNATLFSAGAHSAIDVTPTITVVGEQAVPDWDTDAAVTIFEQLYTAADGRVDGVYAANDGLAGSVISILEKNRRAGQVPVTGQDATVEGLQNILAGTQCMTVYKSATEEANALAEVAIALANGEEPKATSTTRDDTGERDVPSVLLTPKSITKDTVGVVFEDGGQSRDEVCTGQFAPMCTAAGA, from the coding sequence GTGAAACGAATCAGCACCCTGCTCCTCGCGACCGTCGTCGGCGTCGGCCTGACGCTGACGGCCTGCGGATCGGATTCGGGTTCGGAGTCGACGAGCTCGGGGGCAGGCAAGGTCGGGGTGATCCTGCCTGACACCAAGTCGTCGGTTCGCTGGGAGACCAAGGACCGCCCCGCGCTGGAAGCCGCGTTCAAAGCGGCAGGGGTGGACTACACCATCCAGAACGCGGAAGGATCCGCCGACACGATGGCCACGATCGCCGACGGCATGATCGCCGATGGCGTCACCGTGCTGGCGATCGTGAACCTCGACTCCGACAGCGGCGCGTCGATTCAGCAGAAGGCCGCCACCCAGGGCGTCAAGACCATTGACTACGACCGCCTGACCCTGGGCGGTTCCGCCGACATCTACGTATCGTTCGACAACACCACGGTCGGTGAGCTCCAGGGGCAGGGGCTGGTCGACTGCCTCGGTGGCAGGCCCGCGAATGTGGTGTTCCTCAACGGTTCTCCGACCGACAACAACGCGACGTTGTTCAGCGCCGGGGCTCATTCGGCGATCGACGTGACGCCGACCATCACCGTCGTCGGTGAGCAAGCAGTGCCCGACTGGGACACCGACGCGGCGGTGACCATCTTCGAGCAGCTCTACACCGCGGCGGACGGACGTGTGGACGGGGTCTACGCGGCCAACGACGGTCTGGCCGGCTCGGTCATCTCGATCCTGGAGAAGAACCGGCGTGCCGGCCAGGTTCCGGTCACCGGCCAGGATGCCACCGTCGAGGGTCTGCAGAACATCCTCGCCGGAACACAGTGCATGACCGTCTACAAGTCGGCGACCGAAGAGGCGAACGCGCTCGCCGAAGTGGCGATCGCGCTGGCCAATGGTGAGGAGCCGAAGGCCACCAGCACGACGCGCGACGATACCGGCGAGCGCGACGTCCCGTCGGTGCTGTTGACGCCGAAGTCGATCACGAAGGACACCGTGGGCGTCGTCTTCGAGGACGGCGGCCAGTCCAGAGACGAGGTGTGCACGGGACAGTTTGCGCCCATGTGCACCGCCGCGGGGGCCTAG
- the xylA gene encoding xylose isomerase — translation MTVLEAGAPAAEGLIPSPSDKFSFGLWTVGWPGVDPFGVATRPAVDVVEVVERLAALGAYGLTLHDDDLFAFGSSDTERRRMIDRLTSALSTHGLVVPMVTTNLFTQPVFKDGGFTSNDRGVRRFALRKVLRNIDLAAELGAETFVMWGGREGSEYDSAKDVQAALERYREALDMLCQYVIDQGSGLRFAIEPKPNEPRGDILLPTVGHALAFIETLAHPEMVGVNPETGHEQMAGLNFVHGIAQALYSGKLFHIDLNGQRGIKFDQDLVFGHGDLANAFALVDLLEHGGPGGGPAYDGPRHFDYKPSRTEDADGVWASAAANMRMYLLLRQRAAAFRADPAVQAAMAAAKVPELREPTLGAGETYAELLADPTAYEQFDTGAYFGGKGCGFVALNQLAIEHLMGAR, via the coding sequence ATGACCGTCCTGGAGGCCGGCGCCCCGGCAGCGGAGGGTTTGATACCGAGCCCTTCCGACAAGTTCTCGTTCGGACTGTGGACCGTCGGCTGGCCGGGCGTCGACCCGTTCGGCGTCGCCACCCGGCCCGCGGTCGACGTCGTCGAGGTCGTCGAGCGACTGGCCGCGTTGGGGGCGTACGGACTGACCCTGCACGACGACGACCTGTTCGCGTTCGGCAGCTCCGATACCGAGCGACGGCGGATGATCGACAGATTGACCTCCGCGCTGAGCACCCACGGTCTGGTCGTGCCGATGGTCACCACCAACCTGTTCACACAGCCGGTGTTCAAGGACGGCGGGTTCACCAGCAACGACCGCGGCGTGCGCCGCTTCGCCCTGCGCAAGGTCCTGCGCAATATCGATCTGGCCGCCGAACTCGGTGCCGAGACCTTCGTGATGTGGGGTGGTAGGGAAGGTAGCGAGTACGACTCGGCCAAGGACGTCCAGGCCGCCCTGGAACGCTACCGCGAGGCGCTGGACATGTTGTGCCAGTACGTGATCGACCAGGGCAGTGGACTTCGGTTCGCGATCGAGCCCAAACCCAACGAACCGCGCGGTGACATCTTGCTACCCACGGTGGGGCATGCACTGGCGTTCATCGAGACCCTTGCCCATCCGGAGATGGTCGGCGTCAACCCCGAGACCGGCCACGAGCAGATGGCCGGGCTGAACTTCGTGCACGGCATCGCCCAAGCCCTCTACAGCGGCAAGCTGTTTCACATCGACCTGAACGGTCAGCGCGGCATCAAGTTCGACCAGGACCTGGTGTTCGGCCATGGTGATCTCGCCAACGCCTTCGCGTTGGTCGATCTGCTCGAACACGGCGGCCCCGGCGGCGGCCCGGCCTATGACGGACCGCGGCATTTCGACTACAAGCCCAGCCGAACCGAGGATGCCGACGGTGTGTGGGCGTCGGCGGCGGCCAACATGCGGATGTACCTGCTGCTGCGCCAGCGCGCCGCGGCGTTCCGCGCCGACCCGGCCGTGCAGGCGGCGATGGCGGCGGCCAAAGTGCCCGAGCTACGCGAACCCACCTTGGGCGCCGGCGAGACCTATGCCGAGCTACTGGCCGACCCGACCGCCTACGAACAGTTCGACACCGGTGCCTACTTCGGCGGAAAGGGTTGCGGTTTCGTGGCCCTCAACCAGTTGGCGATCGAGCATCTGATGGGCGCACGATGA
- a CDS encoding ROK family transcriptional regulator: MTGSEAQRAVRVGTSTDDVRRRNLSSVLTLVHRHRALSRAELTRHTGLSRSTTKDLVEELVTRGLVDETPAPSVSQVGRPSPIVRPGNRALAVTVSPEVDAVTVGVVAMGGAVLDMVRYPTERIPTAADTVAITAEAVGRIRAGLHDGQVLTAVGVAVPGLVHGRESAVQLAPNLDWHDVEIGQLLSTATELPVYAANDANVGAIAEHLFGNHIDADHLIYVNGGPSGIGAGVIVAGGLLEGVAGYAGELGHTYVGGREKCHCGSVGCLETEVTQPPLARLLAELDGAPGDTEPRPSSAERDVLDRQARALAITLGNAINMLNPRLIVLGGFLRVFPACAAAVLRTELARRSMRAPRELVRVVPATLGADTLVIGAAELAFAPVLTDPGRF; encoded by the coding sequence GTGACCGGATCGGAAGCCCAGCGAGCCGTCCGGGTGGGAACGAGTACCGACGACGTCCGGCGACGAAATCTGTCCAGCGTTCTCACCCTGGTGCACCGCCACCGAGCGCTCAGTCGCGCCGAGTTGACCCGCCACACCGGACTGTCCCGGTCGACCACCAAGGATCTGGTCGAGGAGTTGGTGACGCGAGGCCTGGTCGACGAGACACCGGCGCCGTCGGTATCGCAGGTGGGACGGCCCAGCCCCATTGTGCGCCCGGGTAATCGGGCCCTCGCGGTGACCGTCAGCCCGGAGGTCGATGCTGTGACCGTCGGGGTCGTGGCGATGGGGGGTGCGGTGCTCGACATGGTGCGCTACCCGACCGAGCGCATACCGACCGCGGCGGACACCGTGGCCATCACCGCCGAGGCGGTCGGCCGGATCCGCGCCGGCCTACACGACGGTCAGGTGCTGACGGCGGTCGGCGTCGCGGTGCCCGGGCTCGTGCACGGTCGCGAATCGGCGGTGCAACTGGCGCCCAATCTCGACTGGCATGATGTCGAGATCGGCCAGCTGCTCAGCACAGCAACAGAATTGCCGGTCTATGCGGCCAACGACGCCAACGTCGGCGCGATTGCCGAGCACCTGTTCGGCAACCACATCGATGCCGATCATCTGATCTATGTCAACGGCGGGCCCAGCGGTATAGGGGCAGGTGTCATCGTTGCCGGCGGACTCCTCGAAGGTGTGGCGGGCTACGCGGGCGAACTGGGCCATACCTACGTCGGTGGGCGCGAAAAATGCCACTGCGGCAGTGTCGGCTGTCTGGAGACCGAAGTGACCCAGCCGCCGTTGGCCCGCCTGCTCGCCGAGCTCGACGGCGCACCCGGCGACACCGAGCCCCGCCCCAGCTCCGCGGAGCGCGATGTGCTCGATCGCCAGGCACGCGCGCTGGCCATCACTCTCGGCAATGCCATCAACATGTTGAATCCCCGGTTGATCGTCCTCGGCGGATTCCTGCGGGTCTTTCCCGCCTGCGCGGCGGCGGTGCTGCGTACCGAATTGGCGCGCCGCAGCATGCGGGCCCCACGCGAACTGGTCCGCGTGGTACCCGCAACCCTCGGCGCCGATACGTTGGTGATCGGCGCGGCCGAGTTGGCATTCGCACCCGTACTCACCGATCCCGGGAGGTTCTGA
- the xylB gene encoding xylulokinase codes for MTLVAGIDSSTQSCKVVICDAETGSIVRSASSPHPAGTEVDPELWWRALQRTLAMAGGVDDVSAIAVGGQQHGMVCLDSTGRVIRDVLLWNDTRSGAAAEQLVGELGGAARWAARVGVVPVASITATKLRWLADHEPHHADATAAVCLPHDWLTWRLGGCSDIADLRTDRSDASGTGYYSADSDSYQTDLLELAFRGRRPMVPKVLGPHDPAGETPQGILLGAGAGDNAAAALGLGAGAGDCVVSLGTSGVVSAVGSAAPHDPEGIVAGFADATGRHLPLVCTLNGAPVLAAVAAMLGVDFDEFDRLALSAPVGAEGLVLVPYFDGERSPNLPAAAGALQGMTTRNLNSTNIARAAVEGLLSSMAYCIDKITEQGIDVGRINLVGGGARSQAVRRIAPAIFDTEVHVPTPAEYVALGAARQAAWVLSGQDVPPSWSVGESARYEAEATPGVLARYRTAQPLTFR; via the coding sequence GTGACACTCGTGGCGGGAATCGACTCATCCACCCAGTCCTGCAAGGTCGTGATCTGCGACGCCGAGACCGGCAGCATCGTGCGTTCGGCGTCATCGCCACACCCCGCCGGAACCGAGGTCGACCCGGAGCTGTGGTGGCGGGCGCTGCAGCGCACACTCGCCATGGCGGGCGGAGTCGACGACGTGTCGGCGATTGCGGTGGGAGGCCAGCAACACGGAATGGTGTGCCTGGACTCGACCGGCCGGGTCATACGAGATGTACTGCTGTGGAACGACACTCGCTCCGGTGCGGCCGCCGAACAACTTGTCGGTGAACTGGGCGGTGCCGCGCGGTGGGCCGCGCGCGTCGGCGTCGTGCCGGTCGCGTCGATCACCGCCACCAAGCTGCGCTGGCTGGCCGATCACGAACCCCATCACGCCGACGCGACCGCGGCGGTCTGTCTTCCCCACGACTGGCTGACCTGGCGGCTGGGCGGCTGCTCCGATATCGCGGACCTGCGTACCGACCGCAGCGATGCGAGCGGCACCGGCTACTACTCGGCCGACAGCGACAGCTATCAGACCGATCTGCTCGAGCTTGCCTTCAGAGGCCGGCGGCCGATGGTGCCGAAGGTGCTCGGACCCCACGACCCGGCGGGTGAGACACCGCAGGGCATTCTCCTGGGAGCCGGCGCCGGGGACAACGCCGCCGCCGCGCTGGGGCTGGGCGCCGGAGCCGGCGACTGTGTCGTGTCGCTGGGGACCTCGGGAGTGGTGAGCGCGGTCGGATCGGCGGCCCCGCACGACCCGGAGGGCATCGTGGCGGGCTTTGCCGATGCGACCGGACGTCACCTTCCGCTGGTGTGCACCCTCAACGGAGCACCGGTGCTGGCCGCGGTCGCCGCGATGCTGGGTGTGGATTTCGACGAATTCGACCGGCTCGCCTTGTCGGCGCCGGTGGGGGCCGAAGGCCTGGTGCTGGTTCCCTACTTCGACGGGGAACGGTCGCCGAACCTGCCAGCGGCAGCTGGTGCACTGCAGGGGATGACGACACGAAACCTGAACTCCACCAACATCGCCCGTGCCGCAGTGGAGGGGCTGCTCAGCTCCATGGCCTACTGCATCGACAAGATCACCGAACAGGGCATCGACGTCGGGCGCATCAACCTGGTCGGTGGTGGCGCGCGATCGCAGGCCGTGCGGCGCATCGCACCCGCCATCTTTGACACCGAGGTGCATGTGCCGACACCGGCGGAGTACGTCGCACTCGGCGCGGCCCGTCAGGCGGCATGGGTGCTGTCCGGTCAGGATGTGCCGCCGTCGTGGTCGGTCGGGGAATCCGCCCGCTATGAGGCCGAGGCGACACCCGGGGTACTGGCGCGGTATCGGACAGCACAACCACTGACCTTCAGGTGA